In Papaver somniferum cultivar HN1 chromosome 9, ASM357369v1, whole genome shotgun sequence, the genomic stretch AATCACCGACAACAACATCGACTTAGTTATAGCTCATCATCACGATAACCACAGCTTCAACTCCTCACTGTCACTGGCAGCTGCAACCATCAATCACCATTATCACTGTTTTTCTTAAACTACGGTCTAATAGATATATACTAAATTAAATCCGATTGAAGAATCAATAGTGAAATTGACAATGAATTACGttctgatttttcaaaaacaaCAAATCCTAAATACCTTCCTTACCCAGAAAAACCAATTATTAAACAGGATTTTTGGTGATTTAACGACACCTACAGATTTAAGAGTGGATTCATTTGCCGAAAGGGTTTTCAATTCAGTCAAACCCTAACTCAAACCTTCCCAAATCACCATTAAGACCTTCTCTGGTTTCATCAGTTTCTCCAAATCGATCTCCCATCTATTAATTCCTCTTTTTGGCTCTCGCTTtacgaagaaagaaaaaaaatctcggaaaaacaaaattttagaaAGTCTGGGTGTGGGAGAAATTTTCACCGAGAAAACGGGTGGGAAAGTGAAATTTTCTAACGGTGGGTTTGACAgtgaaaaaatctaaaaaatgggTGTGGTGGTAGTTCTCACTTATCACAATCAACTGATAAAGACCCGGTATCATTGTATCATTGTGATGAGATTGGTGATTTTGCAAAAGATACTGGGAAAGATTATTTCTATGGATGAGTGTCATGCTGCTGGATCAAAATGTCCGAGCAGTACCTATGATTGCCCAATTACTTTAATATCACATAGCACTTGTTCGCACGATGAAAAACACTGCTCAGACATGGACACTAGTTCATTTATGGTTAGGCGCCCTATAAATAATAATAGCAGTGTCCCGGTTTTACGTATGTTCATTGGAATTCTCGTCAATAAGTATGCGGAACAAAATGCGCAACTCTGTCAACCCACTGCAAGAAAATCTACCTATTGTTACGATATATGTTGTCACATCTTGAATATATATGACGCAAAAGAAAATTTTTAGTCGCAATAGTTCTCAAGTGCAGCTAAAAGCTACAATTTACTGCtgcaaaatgaaatttttaccaTACAACTGTAACAACAATATAAAAAGAATATGGCAAAAAATATGATATATTGCTGCAGTAATAGATAACGGGTGCGGCAATAGACTTTTTGCTACATAGATTATCGCGGCACTACTAATTCACGCCATAACTATTGGCTGCTGCAATAGGTTAAGTTTCTTGTAATGACACAAATGAACGATATAAAAAATAGCAACTATATGTACTATGACCTACAAGAGCGAAGCCCGTACTTGTGAAGGGCAATTTAACCGCTTCTTCCCTGTCATTAGTTGACTCCACCCTCGATAAAGTGCGATCTTATTGTTTTAGTGGACGTCTCGTCATAGATTACGCTGTAGTACTGGCCTACTTGGTCACCAGTGACACTACAATAAAATAGTAATATTGGGACTGCTGGTGTTTTTGTGGAAGCAAAACTACCGAGTGCTAGCTGTGTGCGGCCCAAGTATCTTCCATGTTAAGCTATTCCCAACTGCCaatcaaaactcaatttattATTGATTCCCCAAATAAAAACCACAAAACACTAGCCCTGTTTGCACAAGAAACCATTTGTCAATCTCCCAAGTTGGCTAGGTCCTTTTTTTTCTCATCCTCACACTCAAAATCAATCTAATCACTTTCCAGGAAAACCCCCAACTGAAATTCGTCCATACTTTTTAAGACCAAGCTGAAGCCAGGTAAATTTTTTTTTGCTCATTACCAAGTCAACAAAGCAACGCGTTATTGCATAGCTAGTCGTCTACACCCACTATATATATTCCTCCAACTCCAACCATAATTTTATATTCATTCACTACCACAAGAACAATTCCCGGTTTCTTCATCACCTAAACAAATTTCTCATTCCTCCAACCAGAATTTAACATCCATCCTCTTAAATGACGAGTAACAAGAGAAGTAGAGAAGAAACGGAAGATAGCATAGAAGTTACCATGGCTAAGTGTTTAATGTTATTATCACGTGACAGAAGAGAGATCGACTACCCATCCGTGATCGATCAGCAACAAACTAGAACATTAACCAGTACCCAGGACCGGGTTTACGAATGCAAAACATGTAATAAACAATTTCTATCATTTCAAGCACTGGGAGGCCATAGGACGAGCCACAAGACACGTCGGGTAATGGACTTGTATTCATCAGATAATCAAAGTGTTAACGATAACCAAAAGCAAGTGAACAGAGTAAAGATTCACCAGTGTTCTATTTGTGGTTTAAAGTTCGAGGCAGGACAAGCTTTgggtggtcatatgagaagaCACAGAGCTGACATGATTGAATCTTCGACAACAATAGCAGGAACAGGATTGTCATCATCCTTGTCATCTGATATTACTGCTGCCGCTACTCATCAAAAAGTAGTACCACAAGTTTCAGTACTGAAGAGATCAAATAGCAGGAGAGTCTTGAGTCTGAATTTGGATTTAGATTTGAGCTTATCTCTTGATCCCTTGGATAATAATGATTCTGATTTCTACACTGATGTATCTCGCCATCCACAATTGAGTATTTGATTAATTGGTCAAAATGTAGCTAGATGTGATTAAATATAACTCATTCTGAGTCTCTCTCTTTGTTCTATCTATCGCAAAGTTCAACTGCAAGTAAGCAGGACAATAAGATCTGACCGAGTCAACGGCTCATTAAAAGAGGTTCGACCCAGAGGGTTTTCCGTGATAATTATTAGGGGAAAAGAAACTTCTATCAGAtggaaaaccgattttgggtggATTACAAGAAACTTATCTATATATTTGATAATCATTTTTATATGATTTTCCATATCACCTTGCTAACTGAAATATATTAATTAGATGGTGCAACCCAAATTCAATACCATATAGTTTTGAAAGGAACATTTTAACGACAATGAAGTTCACAATTACGTTTTGTTATTTCTGTTGTTCCTCCTTTCATGTGACTTTTTCAATGGTGCAACCCAAATTAAAAGAGAATTGTAGGAGTGAAGAGCCGAAGAGAATACCACAAATCATTACTACCCATATctgcatttatttttattttttcgaggAGAAAGGTTAATatgcaaagaaaagaaagaaaacaaatacaaacaaaagaaaagtaaaaacaaaGCACCAAAGAGTCAAAGACAAGGTCAAAAACTGACCAATACAAGAAACAACAGATAAACGAAAAAAGAAAACTGAAGCAAGGAGACAACGTACCACTGCAACAAGTCATTTCTTCTTTCCCGACTTTCTGTCACCCCTACCAAGCTTGTCATTGTCAAACTCCTCCTTCCAGCATAGTTTTTTAggctcccttaatttccttcctAGTTTCTTGAAACTTATCATGGAACTCACTAAATATGCTCATATTTTCCTCTTTTCCACTAGGATCTCCTATCAAAGCGGAAATTAGTTCAATACGTAGAGCTTTAATCTTATGAATCTTGATAGGAATGTCTGTAAGAGATTTTTCCTTCACAATTTCCATATCATCACCAGAAGATTCAATGTCCTCAGTGTCAATTGCGGCAGCAGTAGAGTTCAAATCCTTGTCAGCATCTAATTCTTGAAATTCATATTCTTTTATAGGATTTTCACCTGtgattttcaaaccctaattccataatCTCACATGAAGAGGCAGAGTAATTGGCAATGGGAATAACGTGATCTTCACTGTTCTCCATCTTTTCCTCAGCGGACTCCAATTCTAAGATGCTGAAAGAATTTAATTGTCCAACATTCTCAACAAAGGGAGTATCTTCCATTCTCAACTGGAAGAAATCTCTTATTCCCGCAATCTTTATTAGCGAATACTTACGCTCTTCTTTGTTCTTGTCTTACTATATATCTTAACCAATATGGTCACCGATCCTGTATTTTCATTGGTACTCAGACGATAAGTAGTAGTAGTTCTAGttaattttttcaaaatattATGAATCATTTTGTACACGTCGAAACTGTTTTCTTCCAAGAAACTTCAAATCAAGTTTTTTGAGGGTAAGCACTAGGAAGTATATGAGTGTTGTAGGTCGGGTCAGGTTGATCAATCTTACGTAAATAGTGGGTTGGATTGAAGAATTTGTGTTTCACTAAACGTAATTCTATCCGACTCGCGTAAATTTATAAGACTACAACTAGCTAGTGAATCGACTACCGTCTTTACTCTCCTCAGTTATCTTTTTGCCCTCCCTTCAACAAAAATCCAAAACTTTCACAACTCCCAAattttttgctctccctttaacaaaaatccaaAACTTTCACATCTCCCAAAAAGTCGTTCCAATTTGTGGATTGTATCTTGTCGCAAGCCCATTAAATAAAAGGCCGAGTATGAATGCCCAATACAAATGTTCTGGGATTAGTGGTTTAGCAAAGAAGGCAATTTGCCGAAGTTGAATTTCTCTCACTACTGTTTCTTCAATTTCATATACGGTATACTTGCACAATAATACGAGTATAATCATTTGAGATTCATCCATGTGAAGGAAAAACCACGGTAAAAACATAAGTGAGGCTAAGCATCTTCGTTGGAACTCCTCTCACCGAGTGTGCAACTTATAGTGCATCTTTGGCAACGCATACCGTAATGACAATCGTAAGGAGCAGGACTCGTTCCTTGTAGTTGTATATTGACTGATCAGTCCTACTAGCCCTTGTGGTTTTAAGACTCTGAGTGGCCACCCGCCAGCACTAATTGAACTTCATTATAAGGTCTTAATCCACGTTCTAGGGATTTAATAATTTAACTGTGGAATCCGTTTTTTAGCGGCCAatctagcttttttttttttcttttttttcttttttgaggtGTCTAGCCAAAATAACGCGTCAACTGGTGGTGGTCCAACAGTGTCTTCCATGTTAAGTTATGCTTATAATTTGTTTATTATACAGTCCCGACTAAATTATCCCCTTTTCTTCACAGTACTATTAATTTGATTTATTCCCTTACCAAGAAAATCCACCAACTAACAATATAGGAATTGGTATTTATAAAACTACACGTTCCGGACTCTACAAGGGGTGCAAAATAGTTGGAGGCTTAGCAAGAAATGCAGAAGAGGCAGAGAGCTTAGCTGTGTTTGAAGCCATTAAATGGGCGAGAAGCAAGAACCTGAACTCCATCAGCCTCTACAGTGATGCAAGTAAGATTAAGGATtacttagaaaataaaaataacaatctAGGTTGGTATAGTAGTACCATTTTAGATGATTGTTGTGTGTTCTTGAACTCTTTCTTATTTTCAAAACCTAGTCATTTAAGTAGAGATTTTAATTCAGTTTCTGATAAAGTGGCTAAGTATTGCATAAGAACCCGTATATAATAATGGCTAAAACATTTTTTCCTTCGGTGTTAAAAGGTTTCGTATGAAGCTCGGTCAGTTCATACTTTCTTCACAAATGATTAAGCTGGTTTGCACTGTGACACACTGAGACCGACAAAGCACTTCCAACTAGCGGTTTTTCTGGAATGAATCCTACTCCCTTCCTATTAACTCGATTCAAAATGGTAGACTCTGCGAGAATACACAGAATAGctttttttctatttcttttttctcttcttttggatCAGTTGGGTTAGTAATTATTACATCATTCACAAGTGTTGTTAGTGTAATGAGTGTAAGAGAGATGTAATTTCAGTTTATGTTTCTTTCTTATGATTGGGCGTCTCTAGTTTTGGGTGTATTTAGTTTTCCCTTTGTTCAGACACATTTActatatatctagggtttatccATGTGTAAGAACTCTATTCAGTATTCTAATAACCAGTGTATTGCTTTGAATATGTTTCATCATCTTATCCTTCATGGTATCAGATTACCAATGATATTTGCTATTTGATATTGTTGATCTCACAATCTTTATCCAATCATCTCCATTTATTCTACTGCTTATAGATGGGTACTCCTATTGAACCAGCCGTCGCCGATGTGGTTAATTATCAAGATATGAACGATCTGGTTAATCAATTTCAACATCAGAATCTACACTTTACCCTACCCTTTCAGAACATCAATAATTTTGTATCCTTCAAACTCGATTCAACAAATTTCTTACTTTGGCATCATCAATTTGAGTCTATTCTGATGAGTACAAATCTGCTTCGATTTGTTGATGGAACTTATGTTGAACCACCTACTCACATCACAGTTAATGGAGTTGAAACTATCAATCCTGAGAATCTTTTTTGGCATCAGATGGATCGGTTTATCATCTCCTGTTTCAATGCTACCTTCTCCAAATCTGTCTCCTCTAGTACTTTTGGCTTCACTACTTCGAAATAGTACTGGGATTATCTTTGATCTGAATTTTCTGATCAATTTGCTGCTCGTCGTAGTCTTCTTCGAGGTCAGATGCAAACCCTTCGTCGAGGTAATCTCTCTGTTGGTGACTACTTGACTAATCTTAAGGAAATTACTGATAATTTGGATGCTATTAATGATCTTCTGTctaatgaagatatttcatgTATACCTTGAATGGTTTGGGTAGAGAATATAATCAATTTGTAATCACTGCTCAACATCGTGAAACACCTTATAAGTTTTCTGAGCTTCGTTCTCGTCTTATTCATCATGAACAATGGTTAAAGAACCAGGATCATGAACAATGGTTAAAGAACCAGGATCAAGATTATACAAATGCTTCAGACTCTACTAATGCTCCTTCTGCCTTATGTAGTTCTTCTGGTAGAGGTAATAACTATGGTAGAAGTCATAATCCTGGTAGAGTTAATAATTTTGGTAGGGTTAATAACTCAAGCAGAAGTAATAACTCATACAACTCAGGGAGGGGTTATAATAAATTTGGAAGAAGCAATAACTCGTACAAATCAGGTAGAGGTTACAATAATTCTGGTAGAAGTAATTTTTCTCCTGGTAGTGGTAGCTCTTCTAGTTCTCCTGGTAGTAGTATCTCTAGTAGTTCTCAACATTATGAAAACTCCATTCCTACATATTTTTCAGAAATTAAGTGCCAAATTTGTAGGCAAGTTGGTCATACTGCTAAATGGTGTCACTTTCGTTACTATGACAACTATCCCACTCAGTCTCGTAAAAATAAGAACAAATATACTACTACTTTCACATACAGTGCTTCTACTTCATCACCTAGAGATTTTTATACTAGTTCACCGTCACCTGATTCTTCTTCTGATGGCTCTGCTTCACCTCAAGCGTTTTATACATGTTCTGCATCCATACTTCATACTTCTGATCCTGCTTTGAGTTCTCAATGGATACCAGATTCTGCAACATCTGCTCATATGACTGATGTCTCTGCATTGCTTCATACTTCTACACCTTACAAAGGGAATGATCAAGTTATGGTCGGGAATGGTAAATTTCTTTCCATCACTCATATTGGTTCTGCAATTTTAACAACTGATAATCCTGAGTTTGTTTTGAAAGATGTTCTTTTGGTTCATTCTCTGTGCAAGAATCTGATTTGTGTTGCTCAGTTTACTAGGGATAACAATTTCTCTTTTGAAATGTTTGATTGGGGTTACAATATCAAGGATTTAAGCAGTAGTGAAGTTGTTGCTGAAGGACCAGTTTGCCGCAATCTTTATCCTATTCAGCTGGCCACTAAGGTATCTTTTTCATCTATTGTAGTTGATCCTACTCTTTGGCATCAAAGATTAAGTCACCCTTCTAGTGTTATCCTTAGTAAACTCAATAATACTTCTGCAATTCAGCTTTCATCAAAACCACTACCTACTTTCTGTCATGATTGTCAGTTGGGAAAACATGTTAAGTTACCATTTCAATCTTCAAAAAGAATATCTTCTCAGCCATTGGCTCTTGTGGATTGTGATGTTTGGGGACCAGCACTAGTCCAATCTCTTGAAGGCTATAAgtattatatagtttttattgatGACTTTAGTCGATTTCATTGTTTGTATCGTATGATTCATAAAACCGATGCTTTTAAATGCTTTCAACACTTCAAGGCTGTGAATGAGAATTTTTTGTCCATTACAATATTAGCTTTTCAGTGTGATGGTGCTTATGAGATGACTAAGGGACAATGTAAGACTTTTCTTGACTCTTCTGGCATCACTCTGCGAATTTCTTGTCCACACAATCAACAACAGAATGAAGTTGCAGAGCGGAAGCATCGTCACATAACTGAGGTTGGCAACACTTTTTCCTTTAAAGCTTGTCTTCCCAAACATTTTTGGTTTGATGCATTTCTTACTTCTACATTTCTTATCAATCGAACACCCACCAAAGTTCTGAATTTTCGATCTCCTTTTGAGGTTTTGTATAATGATTTTCCTGACTATAGTATGCTTAGAGTATTTGGATGTAGCTGTTATCCAAACCTAACTGGTTATCGTCACGACAAACTTAGCCCAAAGTCAGCTAGGTGTGTGTTTCTAGGGTATAATCCACTCTATAGAGGCTATAAATGTCATTATCCCCTTACTAAAAATTCTTTTGTTTCTCGTAATTTTACTTTTGATGAGACATATTTTCCATTCTCTGAGTCTTTGGATCCTGTTTCTACCTCTCATGATTCAACAGTTGATGAGATGGTTACTATCCCTATTGGTATTACTTCTATGCCTTTGTTGGCATCACCATCTGTTAATCCTTTTACCACTTCAGTTCCTTCACCTCCTACACCTGCAAGTGAATCTATCTCTCACACAAAACCAGCTTCAGTCCCTGCTATACCCACCACAACTATCACCACCAGATTCAAGTCTGCTATCGCTAAACGCAAACCATTATCATCGACAAACGCTGGTAACACTTATGAGGTGTGTGTTCCCTTATCAAGAACTGGTAATGTTGTGTTAATGATATGATTTTTGTCCCTTAAAGAACACAAATTTATTTTGCGctaattgtgtatttttcgatGCGAGTCGGGATCTTAGCTAAAAGTTGACATAGAATATCCACTTTGTAAGAGCAAACAAGTTGTAATAAAATGGGTGGTAGGGAGAATCACAAATTTAAACTTGAGGAAACTTTACGAGTCAATTGTCatcattaaaaaaattaaaatatacaTTCGAGAATAATACAAGAATGGGTTCTATGTCTATGTAAAATTTAACTACACTTTAATCAGAATCAAATAAAACTGTAAATCATGGATGGAGTAGATGGCATATGTATATCTGCTTTTACAATAGTGGAGAATTCGAAATCATTAttatctaaaggaagaagagataagCTCAAATCTAAATTCAAACTCAAAACTCTCCTGCAACTATTTGATCTCTTCAGTACCGGTACTTGTGGTAAGAGTCGTAAGACTTCTTTTTGATAAGTAATGCCAGTATAATCAGATGAAGAGGATGACAATCCtgattgaatactcagctcgaaatatcaaatgtgtatgatccagtctatataacatacgaatttttgtctcataagaagtaggatctCTTCATTGGTTTGAAGAACGATCAGGGGAGATTGTAGCGTTTGATTTGGCACACGAGGAATTCCACTTGGTGCCTACCCCGCATCCTCATCAACTTAGATTTGGCACTATACTTTGTGTTATGAAAAGTTGTTTGTGTTTGGTTCATggaaattattattttcctaataagTATGAAGATGCTTTTGActtcggcaaagagacttctgctagttcgcggactaggtttgcggactgagttcgcggactaaacacgcaaacgagtttttggaaaatcccagcagaaattctcggtaagagaacttccgtcagttcgcggactgggttcgcggacttggcaaagctaattcctccggtttctctcaatcaacaaagttcgaaaacttcggattatggaatacatggttatgtaatctaaactctcatttcaatcattgagacattctcagaggacgttatatagtcgttattcacataccgtttcacgtcagagcaactttcaaagtaattgaaacttttcatgactttcgtcactaggtgaggataaacttgatcaaagcgaaacgctttaccaacacacgatttcgagaaaaaattTCAATAAGGATTCAACCATGGCCGCTCTATGTCTTCTCATATTCCCACCCAAAGCTTGTACAATTGAAAACTTCAAACCACAAATCGAACACTCATGAATCTTTTGCTTTTTTGTTTTCTGCTGGTCATCATTGATTATTTGAGTACCTGATGAATACATTTCCATCAACCGAGGTTTCTTGTCACTTGCCCTATGTCCTCCCAGCGCTTGAAAAGACGGAAACTGTTTATCACATGTTTTGCATTCGTACAAACGGCTTTCAGTACTTGTTGGAATCCTTTGCTGCTGAATCACGGATTGATAATTGATACATCCATTATCATGTGATAATATGCTTAAACACTTTGCCATAGTTGCTGCCATGCATTCTTCCATTTCTCCTCTACCTCTCTTGTTACTCATCATCATGTCTTTGTAGTACTAAAAAGGACGGATGTTTGAAAGTATGAATGAAAGTGAAAACTCTGGTTGGAGGAATGGGAAATTGTTTCGCTTCTGATGAAATGTGAAATTGTTGTTCTTGGGAATGAAAACAGAACTATGGTTGGAGTAATATATAGTGGACGCGAGCCGACTATCCGAAAACGTGTTGCTTATTGTGACATGTGAATGAAAACAACGTGTTGCTTTGTTGACCTGAGAGTTGCGAATAGCTAAGCTAAATTTCCCTAAAAGATGTGTACGAATTTCAGttggtggattttttttttttttgctaggaaagAAGTATTGTATTAAGAGATGAAAACTTACGAATATTGTAGTAGGAAACTGAGGACAGTTTCCCACCACTCATTACAAGTATTGGTTGGGCAAATTAATAAACCGTCCAGCTTCCGTCCATATAATTAATAAATAGGccaaaaatttaaattttttataaGGTGGCCATTCTGTTAGATATAACACCTGGACCCACTAGAATGGTCTACCAAGTTGATTAAACGTTCGGTGCAAAGTGATTTTCCTATTT encodes the following:
- the LOC113308077 gene encoding zinc finger protein ZAT12-like produces the protein MTSNKRSREETEDSIEVTMAKCLMLLSRDRREIDYPSVIDQQQTRTLTSTQDRVYECKTCNKQFLSFQALGGHRTSHKTRRVMDLYSSDNQSVNDNQKQVNRVKIHQCSICGLKFEAGQALGGHMRRHRADMIESSTTIAGTGLSSSLSSDITAAATHQKVVPQVSVLKRSNSRRVLSLNLDLDLSLSLDPLDNNDSDFYTDVSRHPQLSI